A genomic segment from Truepera sp. encodes:
- a CDS encoding SDR family oxidoreductase yields MTVPSKSYRSHDNASDPAHGHHRGGEAAALSAQRGHEAAGQVSATGPSPTDPVTPQAGPPLPGVSLPLVLRGQSALVTGANSGIGRAVALALAQAGADVVVNYVTDEPSAQAVVAEIRSSGRRALAIHADVSHEDEVTAMFAQAVAEFGTLHIVVCNAGLQRDAPFHEMTLQQWNTVISVNLTGQFLCARAAVREFMRRGVDETVSVAAGKIIHMSSVHEMIPWAGHADYAASKGGVQMLMKSLAQEVAPLRIRVNAIAPGAVRTAINTKAWQTEEAYSDLMKLVPYKRIGEPEDIGRAAVWLASDLSDYVVGTSLFVDGGMSLFPGFSTGG; encoded by the coding sequence ATGACAGTGCCCTCGAAGTCGTATCGATCCCACGACAACGCCTCTGACCCCGCGCATGGCCACCACCGAGGTGGAGAAGCGGCGGCGCTTAGTGCCCAAAGGGGCCACGAAGCAGCGGGGCAAGTATCGGCCACAGGCCCCTCTCCCACCGATCCGGTGACACCCCAGGCCGGTCCGCCACTACCAGGCGTTTCCTTACCGCTCGTATTGCGCGGCCAGAGCGCGTTGGTCACGGGTGCCAACTCCGGCATCGGCCGTGCCGTGGCCTTGGCCTTGGCGCAAGCCGGGGCCGACGTAGTGGTCAACTACGTCACCGATGAGCCGAGCGCCCAGGCCGTGGTGGCCGAGATCCGCTCGAGCGGGAGGCGCGCTCTGGCGATTCACGCCGACGTCAGTCATGAGGACGAGGTCACGGCGATGTTCGCACAGGCGGTGGCCGAGTTCGGCACCCTACACATCGTGGTCTGCAATGCCGGCTTGCAGCGCGACGCGCCGTTTCACGAGATGACCCTGCAGCAATGGAACACGGTCATCTCGGTCAACCTCACGGGGCAGTTCCTGTGCGCCCGGGCCGCGGTGCGAGAGTTCATGCGCCGTGGCGTAGACGAAACGGTGTCGGTCGCGGCCGGGAAGATCATCCACATGAGTTCGGTGCACGAGATGATCCCTTGGGCCGGGCATGCCGACTACGCCGCGTCCAAGGGCGGTGTGCAGATGCTCATGAAGTCGCTGGCCCAGGAAGTGGCGCCGCTGCGCATCCGCGTCAACGCGATCGCTCCGGGTGCCGTCCGTACGGCCATCAACACCAAGGCCTGGCAAACCGAAGAGGCCTATTCGGACCTGATGAAGCTGGTTCCTTACAAGCGCATCGGGGAGCCCGAGGACATCGGGCGGGCCGCCGTGTGGCTCGCGTCCGACCTTTCCGACTATGTCGTCGGCACTTCGTTGTTCGTCGACGGCGGCATGTCGCTGTTCCCGGGGTTCTCGACCGGTGGCTAA